From Thermodesulfobacteriota bacterium:
TCGAATATTGCGATGACTATCATACCTCGCTTTATGAATCGCTGACACAAAAGGGTAATGTATTATTTTATATCCATAAAGCGTAAGGCGGGCACACAAATCAACATCTTCATAATAAAGAAAATATTTTTCATCAAACCCGCCGATTTGCTGGAAAACGTTGCAGGGAAACAGCATGAACATACCGCCCACCCAATCCGGTGAAAAAACATCCAATCCAATGGAATAGTCATATTTTTTCTTTAGATGTAACAGCTTTTTAAAAAGGATAAAAGGGGTGGGAAATTTGCGTGCGTTTTCGGCAATTTTTCCATTTTCGTCCTTAATCAGAGGGGCAGTCAATCCAACCGTCTTATCTTCAAAACAACCGATAAGCGCAGGAAACGGATTGGCATTTAAACGAATATCCGGATTCAGCACACAAAAAAACTTCCCTTTTGCATGTTCAAACGCCTGGTTATGATTTGTGCCAAACCCTTTCTTTTCTTTGTTTTGAATAAAACACACTGGAAAGCTGAAATCGCTTTCGGTAAATGGTAAATTTTCCTTGGTGTTTATGGTTAAAATAACTTCGATTTGTTTTACGCAGTATTTTTCCAGGTCAGACAGCAATTCTGCTATGAGCAATCCCTGGTTATGGCTCACAATCGATATTGAAATGATCGGTACTGTATCTTTCAATTCTGATAACCTTTATCTTTTCCCAGACTGAGCAGCCGGCTTAGCAACACCCCCCACAGAAAAAAAGTCAAAATACCTGGATAAGGCTGGCGTAAAGTCACTTTAAAATTATTATCCACCAGTACCAGGAAAAAAACAATCATGCATAATCCCAACAGTCTTTCAGAACGAATGATTTTATCTCTGAATTTGAATGCCAGGTACAACGAATACCCAATGAGAAACAACAAGGGTAACAGAGCCAAAAAACCGAAGTTGTATACAAAATCAAGATAATAATTATGCGCACTGGTTGTAACGGAACGATCAAAAGGTTTTTTGTGTCCCAAGAAAAATGACTCTCTATTCTCTGTGATTGACGTGCTGTATAATTTCCAATCTTTAAAACGTCGATTTAGATTTTTGGGTATAATTTCGTCGGTTTTTTTGAAAAGTTCGCTCTTTTCTAAGCTCGTTATTACAATATAATTTTTCCAGAATTTAATAAATCCGTACTTTTCAGAAAATTCATGTGTGTTCCGACTCAAGAAAAAATATCCACTCGTAGCAATAAAGAAACAAATAAATACAGCAACTATTTTTTTATCATGATATCTAAATAAACGATAAGCAGTAAATGTTGTTACACCGGTGACAGCCATAAAAAGCGACAACATCGAATAACTGGCAACTGCATATATCCCGATCAAGAGAGCCAGTAAAATTAAAA
This genomic window contains:
- a CDS encoding glycosyltransferase family 2 protein — encoded protein: MKDTVPIISISIVSHNQGLLIAELLSDLEKYCVKQIEVILTINTKENLPFTESDFSFPVCFIQNKEKKGFGTNHNQAFEHAKGKFFCVLNPDIRLNANPFPALIGCFEDKTVGLTAPLIKDENGKIAENARKFPTPFILFKKLLHLKKKYDYSIGLDVFSPDWVGGMFMLFPCNVFQQIGGFDEKYFLYYEDVDLCARLTLYGYKIIHYPFVSAIHKARYDSHRNIRYLLWHILSIIKFFSSRSYINTVIKNILTRNSKVKRYSIPN